DNA from Cynocephalus volans isolate mCynVol1 chromosome 2, mCynVol1.pri, whole genome shotgun sequence:
tcaaaaatctaaaaatagagttaccatgtgatccagcaatttcacttcttggtatatattcgaaagatttgaaatcaatatattgagaGAGATCTGCACTCCCAAGTACATAGCAGCATTCTTCTCGACatccaagatgtggaatcaacctttCAATCAGATCAATCTTTCAACGAATgaatgaaccaaaaaaaaaacgtggtatatatgtgcaatgaatattattcagacttaaaaaaggaggaaatcctgttatttatGTCATTAatatactgcatgatctcacttatacttGGAGTCTACAAGAGTTGAACTCGCAGAAACAGAGAATAAAGtggtggttaccaagggctgggggcagggggaatggTGAAGGgcattggggagatgttggtcaaaggttaCAAAACTTcagctagacaggaggaatagTTCAGGAGATGAATCGTACAATGTgctgactatagttaacaacaatgtattatatacttgaaaattgctaagagagtagattttaaatgttctcacaacAGAAAGATAATAAGTATGCaagataatgcatatgttaattagcttggttAATATATTCCACTATGTAGACTTATATCAAAACATTGTGTtgcacaccataaatatatacaattcttatttgtcaattaaaattaaagatagaaaatatggaaactaaaagaaatcaaaattgtTCAAATTATGATGTCTAAAAACAATCagtgcttttatattttttctaggtTCTTTCTATACACATATAAACTTATCTATAATACAAAAACTCTGTGCTATCATTTATCAGCattataactttaattttttttatttaaaatgacttcctccactgatttttctcttgtcaacaaatactttttaaaaaattaattaggtaatttaaaatttttattgaatcaaaattgattatacatatttgggttgttcaacattgagatatgttgatcaaatcagtattactagcatatatattgttataaattgtaattattctttatgccccttgtccaatcctgcCCCATCCCTcttccactccccctcccccctctaattaccctagatttcttctctccctctcaaagaataatggttactttgttgatttactgcctcaatgatctgtccaatgctgagatgcgtgatcaggtcccccaatactatcgtagagcagatgtctcttccatcactatgaaatgggctctgtggagacagacatcctcctcctttctttatctctgctggtgactctccttgtgtcatctcactccaatggctggcagaccatctgcatggtggttgcaGCATCTAGCCGCCTTCACAGCGGCCATGGTtattgtagtggctgtggtgggccacccacatgggagAGATGTATTTGGCCTactccatggtgctggcagtgtgcttggttgtggagATTGTCCGATTCCCagttccatgccccaggtccccaagtgggtcccaaggtgctggcatggtgtgcctggttgtgggaggggggtccagtccccagctccttaccctgggtccctaggcaggccctgaggcactggtgcagtgtgcctggttgtgggaggggggaccAGTCCCtctctccatgccccaggtgccagggcaggtcccaaggtgctggtacggggtgcctagttgtgggaggggagtccagatCCCGGCTCCATAACCCAGGTACCTGTGTGGGTCCCTGGGCACTGGCACGGGGTGCCTGgtggtgggaagggggtccagtccccttctccatttccCAGGTCCCAGGGTGGGCTCCGatgtgctggcatggtgtgcctggttgtgtgtgggagggtctggtcccttctccataccccaggtccccaagtgggccctgaggcactggaacagtttgcctggttgtgggaggtgggttcagtccccttttccatgctctgggtcccagcacaggccccgaggcactggggcagtgtgcctggttgtggcaggggggtgtccagtccccagctccaaaccccaggtccccgggcaggcccagaggcactggcgttgtgtgcctggttgtgggggggagtccagtccccttctccattctccAGGTCCCCAGGTGAGACCCGAGAtgctggcaaggtgtgcctggttgtgggagggaggttcagtccccttctccatgcctcaggcccttGGGTGAGCCCCAAAGAGCTGgcacagcatgcctggttgtggggggtgtcctgtccctttctccatgccccgggtcccagggaaggccccgaggtgctggcaaggagtgcctggttgtgggaggggggtccagtccccggctccataccctcGGTCCCCAGGGTGCTGGCACggggtgcctagttgtgggaagggggtccgatcctcttctccatgccccaggcccctgggcagggccctgatgtgCTGTCCCAGCATGACTGGTTGtgtgggggggtccagtccccagctccttaccccaggtccctaggtgggccccgaggtgctggcaaggtgtgcctggttgtaggaagggggtccagtccctggctgctagctcCAGGTCCACAGGCAGGCCTCTAGGCATTGGTAGTATGCttgtatgtgggagtggggtccggtccttggctccaatccttgggttcctgggtggtgccccaaggtgctggtggtatgagtggttgtgggcaggagtCCTGTTCCTGCCTTCATGCCTCATGTTCCCTGGTGAGCCCTAAGGCATTCATTGGGTGCCTGGGCCGGAAcaaagtttttgtcctttgcttgcttctaacccaggggaacttcctgtgggaaccagtacttgagctgtatggttgaggtaatttgctgctttgctgctgtttccctagggaagactttttgtgcagctcagggtttaatggttgaccttataggtacttccagctctccagagacttctgtgcacctgggttgtatagaaactctgatatgggcctgagttttttcatcaaactgcatcccatgcaattctgcattcctgaccagtctcctctgagtggtcctatgctgattggggggtggatcagctgtccctgctgtgtcgcagtgttctcctggtgggcccatctcccccaccgcttgtgctccaaacacttcccatgggacgggccctgctccggtcccctgtgatgactcacctgcctctgagtgtctccctttttcagctgttctggctcctcttgCGTagatccacgggaaccctgttagtggtcttgctgtcctgggggccaccaaagtcctcttctccccttccgcctccaagtaattccgtctaaagggcacagctgcggcttctgccggttCCTGCTCCGTGTGCTACAGCATTAAAGTGCCACAGACCGAAACGCTGAGAgccgtttttctttctctcttcatagtttctcccaccttcatgaactccgtaggtctctcctcctcttcacctgagctcccgcggccccagcctggctgatgttacatttttatagttgtaacttcattgatttgtgggaaagagtgacactgggaacggtctattctgccatcttgactggaagtcaacAAATACTCTTTTATAACAAAATGTAATGGCTGCATAGTGTTCTattatacaaagaaaactatcttgtgtttttttttctttgttccataGTCCCTATTATAAGCACTTAAATTTGTCTACTAATGACACTGCTAAATTATgttcttgttcattcattttaccctacattttctaatgttttctttaaaaagagttCCAATATGTGGAATTTCTCAATTATGTATGTGCACTTTTAAGAGTTTTGATACAAAATGACTTATCTTCAAAAAACTGCATGCGTTTTCATTTCAACTGCAGTAGGAAAGTGTCCTTTTACACACAGAATGGTTAATCTTGGAAATTAGCTTTCTGAATGTGTCTCAGTGAAGACAGATGCAAGTAACAAACAACCCAACAGTATTGGCTTTATAGTATTGGCTGCAGTGTCAAAAAGCAGGATAGGAGGTGATTCCGTCAAGGGCATGggatctgtccatctgtctgtgtgCTATCTTCAGCTGACACCCTAGCTAGCTCCCTGAGGGACAATTTTAAGTGTCACTTCCAGACACACTCTCCAGAAAAGGAAGAAGCTGTATCTTTTTGGAATTGAGGAAACCTTTCCCTAAGGTTCCCAGAAGACTCCCCCACAGATGATGGATTGATTTGTGTACTGGGCTCTTCCTGAGCCATTGGTGATGGGAATGGAACTGCCGTAAATGATTTTGAGTTAGAATGCAACTGGGAGCCACATGGGAAAGGAGAGGACAAAGCAGGGACGATACTCCCACAGTTTGCTGGGTCCACTTAACCAATAGAACAAACGCAAAACCTCAGCCCCTTGAAGGGTACCAGTGTGATTTGGTTTTGTTCCCAAAGGGGCAATTAACTTACCTGCAAAAATTTGTAAATCTACTAGGAGAAATGTCACTGCAGTGCCTGCAAACcatgaaaatgcaaatatcaCTACAAAGAAGTTGTTACTTCCCAAAATAGGCCTTGCTTTATCACAGAATCTTATAACATCACCTTTGGACAGTTTCATCAGATTCCAGCACTCCCTGAAGGAAGAACTGTGACTATAACGAACATCGACTGTCCTCTCTGTGCTCGTCTTTTTTTCTGGTAACATCTACCatatcaaaatatgaaaatcataATGGCAGTAATGAAGGAAGACTCCAGGGGAATGGGGATGAAGGTAGAGTTGTCTACAGTACAAAAATATGTGGCAGGGCCCTTATCTTAAACTTTGGGCAGTCTCTTTCAAAGGCTCCTCCCAACCACGTAAATCTTTTCTCAAGTGAGGTAAAGCATTTGGATATTTCTCTCACAAACCATTTTCAGAAGTAACATAGAGATGTTTACTGTATTAACAACATTAACAGACACAGTAAAAAACTGGTTATTTATTGACCAAAAAAGTAAGATGGTCAATAAAATCACCCTCCAGAGTCTGGAAACACCACAGAGGGGAAGATTTTGATGTAAACAATATTTTCCAGACTGCAGGACTTCCTGAGTCAAGCTAAATTGAAGACCATAATATCTCTCTATAGATTATCATATTAAATAGCCCATTTATGCTTTATTTCACTAATCCCCTTCtcaaaaactagaaattaatctTCTCAACCGCAAGTAAAATTAACTTATGTCCCTAAATGTCACAAATTTTATTGGGTTTGTGTCCTTATATATTACAGACTAAAGATAAAGCCTAAGAACCTGTTCCATTAGTCCCAGTAtaatattaatatcattattatttgcTGTTATACATTAAATACCTGCTAGACAGCTTTTTACCTGTGGCAGAATGAGATGGGCACAAAGTTTAGCGTGAAACCTACAGAGTGGCCATAAATTCTAGTGAATTCTAGCTGCAATGTTTCAATGTGTTCTCTTCCATTGTCTCCgtggttttaaaatttatccCGTATCTTTTTGGACATTTTCTTCCTTGGTAATGGTTGGAAGCCACTAAGGAAGTTCTGGATGACTTTTATGGTTTGTAAACATCTCTTGCAGAAGACCTTTTAGGCCACCCTGAACTTGGGAGTGGCATCAGGTAAACATTTGCCTGACAGGAATGCAAATACGTGAGCTCACGGAAATGcattacatatagtaaaattgaGTTTTTCATGTACATACTTATTGTCTGTTATCCAAAAATATATGCTATACATTTATATTGTTTGTAATTTGAAAGtgcttatatataaaattatgtttattatttggGAGTGATTTAAGGACtttgaataattattttcaataaattaaatttttgccTACTACTGTCTTTAAACCCTAATGCTTCTGTGAGAAGTGATTCTATTCTGTGGGTTGGGTTCCCAGCTCCAAATTCTGTTTAATTCTAGGAAATGAATTTAGCCTTCCTGAACCATTATTTTACACAGGCTTGAGATGGTGGAAAGTTGAGTCCACATGGTGCTGAAAGCTAAATCATAATGAGAGAACAAATGGGCTAAATATTGCCCATGGGACTGAATTTACAATCAGTTGACTCAGTGTCTGCCTGTAGAGGTACGGAAACTTCTAGCTCCTTCCGCATGGCATGCCAGTGCATCCTTTAGAAATCCACACCTGTGTTCCCCTCAGAGGCTCTACTTAGTTCTGCCTCCTTTACTCTGTGTGCAGCCCACATCCCTGGGGTTGCTTTCCCATTGCCCTCTGCCCAGCCTTTTTACTGAGGCCTCagtagcacatttaaaaaatttaatctttgCAAAGGTCCGTGAGGCTGGGTTTTAAACTTATGTCAGCAACCTGAACTATACCCAAAGACCAGAGCTGGCCCACCCCCCAGCCTACCTGAGCCGAGGTGGGGCCCAAAGCCCTCTCCTGTACAGAGCTTATGTTAAATAGTGATAAAGATGGTGATACACCTCCTTACAGATAAAAATTTACAATATCCTGCTCTGATGGTGTCATCTACCCTGCCCATGCATTCAACATAAAAGTTTCTATCAGTAggtaaagaacaacaacaacaaaaatggcatcccagtattttgtcttttttgttataGTTCATCATGCACGTGAAACCAGATCAACCTTCATGAACTGAAATTTGGTTCAGGTACTTTTCTCGGGTCTCCTTTACCTACAGAATAAGGCCCCAGACTTATCCAGGAAAATAGTCCTTCCCAGATCCCAACCAACCTTTACAGGGATCCCCTTCATTCATCCCATCCTTCAGCTCCACCTTTCTTATCCTCCCGGGGGACTAGGCCTTCATGATCTCCTATAGTCACAACTGCAGCTCTCCCTTAGCTACACCTCTTCCTCCACTCTGACCACAGCCTTCCCTTCTCTGAAATCCCCCTGCACCATCTTTCTAGCTACTGCTTGTTTGTAGCCCTACAGCAGACCTTGATCTCTCACAGCACGAGATGAATTCAGCCCAACTTCCCTGGGCCCTAATAACCCAGCCCTCATCCATCCCTGCCACCTCCTGTCCTTGTTCTCACCAGGCTCTCCCTCTACTCCAGTTTGGAACTGATGGGCCAATCCCCACACACAACATGCTCCTTCGGCCTTCTCTGCCTTGGTCAGTCTGAGAACCTGGACTTCATCCTTCAAGACTCATGGCACATGCCATCCACTGGGCAAAACCTTCCCAGACAGTCAATTCTCATTGCTCCTCATGCATCCTTCCATCACAGCAGGGGTTGtattatgttttcctttatatGTACAATTTGTTTGTCCACCTAAATTATGATGTGCTGAATAAAATCACTGCTTCGTTTATATTGGTGTGGTGATCCTATAGTGTGCTATAAACACTCAACCTTTGTCACGTGAGAGAATGAATGGATATATGAACTTCATATTGCTCTCCTTTGTATCAGTGACACAATTTGCTTACCTCAGTCTGGATGCACTGAACGTTCTCCACCCCATGGCCACTCACATGTCCAAATCCTAAACATCATTTAAAGATGAGGTAAAGTATCTCACTGTAGGAAATTTTCCCTGATCTATCAAAGTATTATACTGTTCCTGAATGATCCTACCCAGTTTTCTTTTTGGCAAGGTATCAATTTCTCACTTTTAGATTTAGGTCCGTATTATCTACCTTCATATGTAAGCTATTTCAGAGCAGTTTCCATATCTTCCTTGACTTCTATCCTTCAGAATGTCCAGTATTTCCTAGAAAACTATAGCTCTAATAATCTCttgaggaaatgaacaaattgcAAAACATCCAGATTACAGGTTTTGAGGAGAGCAAAAATGTGAATTAGTGCCCATATTATGCAACTTTTATAAGACTACGATTACTGTTGATGATaataatttcatatttacttTGCGTTTAGTGCTTTCtccatttgtttttcagtttgaaCTGAAATCTGAAAACTATCCTTCCTGCCATTCATCCACTGTTCAAATAATTCCTATGAGCCAAATTCCAAGGATCGTAATTTCTTAAACTGAATCCCTCCATATCACTTTTCTAATTGCCCTCTTTACGTCTTTGTTCCTCAGCGTATAGATTAGTGGATTCAAGGTGGGGGCAACAACAGTATAAAAGAGGGCAAGGACCTTTCCCTGATTCTGAGAGTAGTTACTCTTAGGCTGTAGATACATGAACATAATAGTTCCATAGAACAGCGAGACCACCATCAGGTGGGATGCACAAGTCCCAAAGGCCTTCTGTTGCCCTTCAGCAGACCGCATCTTCACCACAGCCCTGGCAATGCAGGCATAGGAGGTAAGGATGATGGAGACTGGAACGACAAGAATGATCAAGCGAGCAATGAACATCTTTGATTCGATTGGACCAGTGTCCACACAGGACAGCTTGATGATGACCAGGACTTCACAAAGGAAATGGTCCACCCAGCGGTGGCCACACAGAGGCAGAACAATGGCCAGTGAAGACTGGAAGAGAGAGTTGGCAAACCCTGAAAACCAGGATATGGCTGCAAAAAGGTGGCAGATCTGTTGGTGCATAATTGTAGCATAGCGCAAGGGCCAGCAGACGGCAACATAACGGTCAACAGCCATGACAGCAAGAAGCACACACTCTGTGGAGCCAAGTGCCAAGGCCACAGAATACTGAACCATGCAGCCCACATAGCTTATCTTCTTACTACCTCCCCAGACATTTGTCAACATCTGAGGGACAATGCAGGTAATGAAACACATGTCCAGAAATGAGAGGTTTCGAAGGAAGAAGTACATTGGGGTACGGAGCTGGCTGTCCAGGAGGGAGACCAAGATGATGGCTGTGTTACCTGAGAGTGTCACGGCATAGGTCccaaagacaaacagagagaggAGGAACTCTGCCTGGGGATATTCTGAGAAGCCAGCTAAGATGAAGTCTTCCTCTGAACTGTGATTTACTTTCATCATCTGTTTATTTCATAGCACTTGAAACAGAATCAGGTGTTCTCTATATATTGcccaaataagtaaacaaaaagaagttaGTCAATTTTTATATAACAGCAAACAAATCCAAACAATGGGAACTCAAATTTCCTGGTGTATAAAACTATTTAAGTGATTTGCGTTTCTGTCTAGTGTCACAAAGAATGTAAGAATTGGATGGAAATGGCTTAAAAGTACATTAAGGGCCTTTTGCTTCTTCCCTTGGtcatattaattaaatatttagcaAGGCAGCATACaggttctatttcatttatatttccacTCTTAATACTCTTATTGGCAGAGTAATTATGAGAGGAAGAACCAAGTGttgtaaaaaaaagcaaaagtcgGGATATGGTAATTGATGTGATAGACTCATTTCCCCTGACTGGAAATAAGATGATACAACAGTGGCTGTGATAGCAAAAGGAAGAGTTGGAGTTGGACCAGGCGGATACAGTTAAAATGCTAAAGCGTTTTTACATAGTTACAATTGGTTCCATGGTACCAATATTGTAAATCACACTTTTATTGCTCGCAAACACTAGTTTACACACACGAAAAAATCCAAAGGGAGAGAGTTTTTCTGAATAGTGGAACAAAGATCTACAAGACACTGCCCTTCCATAAACACGAGAACACTGACAAATATTgttaaaatcaactttttcagatcaATGGATATTAACCAAAGGATTGCAACAATATGAGAGGAACTTATTCAAAAAACATGACTGTATTTCAGTGAAAACAACAAGATTTTGCTgatcaaaaaatgtaaaaggaaaagcTGGGGAGTGAGATGTCCATAATGGGCTTTGAAAAGCTCCGACATATTCCTGGGAACCCACAAGGCCCTATGCAAGTGCAGGTATGTGCAAATGCTTAGGAAAGGCCAGAGAAGGCCCTATCTTCTCACTTCTGGCTGACCATGAGACTCTGTGGAAGCAAGGCAGTTGTACACTGGCTGCCAAAGTGCTAAAGTCATGCCCCAACACACCCAGAGAACTCCTAGCAAGGGCTAGGATACTTACTGGTTCCAGGCATTCTAGAAAAATCTCTGTCATTAGTTGTCCACTAAGTTAACTGAGCAAAGACTTCACTGACTACACACAACAAGAATATAGACTTTAtataattagtttttttaaaaaatcactacacaaacagtaacaaaacaaacaaaaccagcaaGAACAAAGGcactgctggtggtggtggggggcggggggaggtctgATTTCCAGAGGTGCCACattgtgttatttaaaatgtctaattttcaacaaaaatattagaaggcatccaaagaaacaggaaaggccatgtgagccCACAGTGGGAAgttggccatctgcaagccaggaagagagccctcaccagaacccaacctagccggcaccctgatcttggatttccagtacccagaacagtgagaaaataaatttctgttgtttatgccacgcagtctatgatattttgttatggcagcccaagctgactaatcCTTacatggcaggggtggggggtaagCAGTCAGTAAAAACTGCCCTTGAGGAAGCCCAGACATTGGATTTATTAAACAACATGTATACGTatgttagctctctctctctgaatgtagattaaatctcaataaagctattattttttttaaaagctaaagacCAAGCTCTTTGCCCTTTCTAGCTATCTCAATCTCAAACGTGGATGCTGCTTTTCACCAGagcaattaacaaaataaatgaaagtggaTCTGTGGGACCATAAATCCATTTAGAATTATAATTCCAAGTGACACCCTTAAAATTGGTAGGTAAGTGGCATTCTATTGGAAagaaaatatctaattttatCTACTGTTACTGCTCCTTCTGCTACTCtctcaaatgtttttattttttaatgtttcctgctctaaaaaaaaaaaaaatagaatactctAAGCAGAAAATATCTCTTTGAAgtacttcaatttttttgtttaatcaaAATCCTGAATCCTGGGACACTGGAAATGAAAGAATCCTTTCCAAGCTCATCCGTAGTTTGAGAGG
Protein-coding regions in this window:
- the LOC134370664 gene encoding putative olfactory receptor 2W6, yielding MKVNHSSEEDFILAGFSEYPQAEFLLSLFVFGTYAVTLSGNTAIILVSLLDSQLRTPMYFFLRNLSFLDMCFITCIVPQMLTNVWGGSKKISYVGCMVQYSVALALGSTECVLLAVMAVDRYVAVCWPLRYATIMHQQICHLFAAISWFSGFANSLFQSSLAIVLPLCGHRWVDHFLCEVLVIIKLSCVDTGPIESKMFIARLIILVVPVSIILTSYACIARAVVKMRSAEGQQKAFGTCASHLMVVSLFYGTIMFMYLQPKSNYSQNQGKVLALFYTVVAPTLNPLIYTLRNKDVKRAIRKVIWRDSV